A genome region from Bacteroidota bacterium includes the following:
- a CDS encoding DUF1761 domain-containing protein produces MIIQHINWLAVAVSAIAYFALGAIWFNPKVFGTIWMKGHGITAPTEEDKKRMPMMMATTLVLCFIGVIAMAYFVHVFSFYQVNWRWYSGAKVGLVAGIGFTGVGIAMNYMYTKKSLTLIIIDSAYHLIGMVGAGIIMSVWR; encoded by the coding sequence ATGATTATTCAACACATTAACTGGCTCGCAGTTGCTGTATCGGCAATCGCCTACTTCGCGCTGGGCGCCATCTGGTTCAATCCGAAAGTTTTCGGAACCATCTGGATGAAAGGGCACGGCATTACAGCACCAACCGAAGAAGACAAAAAAAGAATGCCGATGATGATGGCAACCACGTTGGTTTTATGTTTCATCGGAGTAATTGCAATGGCATATTTTGTTCATGTTTTTAGTTTCTATCAGGTGAACTGGCGCTGGTATAGCGGAGCAAAGGTCGGATTGGTGGCAGGAATCGGATTCACAGGAGTTGGCATAGCGATGAATTATATGTACACAAAAAAATCCCTGACACTTATCATTATCGATTCGGCTTACCACTTAATTGGAATGGTTGGCGCAGGAATCATTATGTCTGTATGGAGGTAA
- a CDS encoding AAA family ATPase: MFFGGDKKKDEPKSQQMAVKYKFRDLKVHSSDEWMADGTKKYRKVFDRYETTYMRAELSFFNKLFDEEDWEATFRTKCFFVNGSQKNELCNLEQKRKILKDENVVYIREAWGNATLGAYWLRGDYVWEAYIDDVKIGEGKFYVEDVGAVKLGANPYFDIESIKLFEGDGKASSLPQKKYLNKFSQNETRFVWGEVNFKNKTPKDYYAEIIFNFYDNAGQPKGRNSVLKYVTAKTEGQIYSVYPGWGSDAPGTWKNDKYTMEAVFMDTLIATVPFEVGTKFEEGGVAILTDAEQMLKPATKSASSDANKNLEDILNESMAELNSLTGMYSIKNDVNELVKLVRFYQETGKDILNKFSLHSVFTGNPGTGKTTVARILAKIYKGLGILEKGHLIEVDREGLVAGYVGQTAIKTGDKINEAMGGILFIDEAYSLAQGKGSQYDFGGESIQVILKRMEDFRGKFGVIVAGYTDNMHEFITSNPGLKSRFDRNFIFEDYSAEDMFVIANSLFKKEDVKPDEASAEHLKKYFAYLHEGRDKNFGNARTVRQVVGESVKNQNLRLASMKKEERTKEMLETIILDDVKEFEIKETNSGRQKLGFKFGERN, translated from the coding sequence ATGTTTTTCGGAGGAGACAAAAAGAAAGACGAGCCAAAAAGCCAGCAGATGGCGGTCAAATACAAGTTCAGGGATTTGAAAGTGCATTCTTCGGACGAATGGATGGCGGACGGCACAAAAAAATACCGCAAGGTGTTTGACCGCTATGAAACCACCTACATGCGCGCAGAACTTTCGTTCTTCAACAAACTTTTTGACGAAGAAGATTGGGAAGCAACGTTCCGCACGAAATGTTTTTTTGTGAACGGAAGTCAGAAGAACGAACTCTGCAATCTGGAGCAGAAACGGAAAATTCTGAAAGATGAAAACGTAGTTTACATACGCGAAGCATGGGGCAATGCCACGCTGGGCGCGTACTGGCTCCGCGGAGATTATGTGTGGGAAGCGTATATTGACGATGTGAAAATTGGCGAAGGAAAATTTTATGTGGAGGATGTGGGCGCGGTGAAACTTGGCGCGAATCCTTACTTTGATATTGAATCCATAAAACTTTTTGAAGGTGACGGAAAAGCATCATCCCTTCCGCAGAAAAAATATTTAAACAAGTTCAGCCAGAACGAAACCCGTTTTGTATGGGGGGAAGTCAACTTCAAAAATAAAACCCCTAAAGATTATTACGCTGAAATCATTTTCAATTTTTATGATAATGCCGGTCAGCCGAAAGGTAGAAATTCAGTTTTGAAATACGTGACAGCAAAAACGGAAGGGCAGATTTATTCGGTATATCCCGGCTGGGGAAGCGATGCGCCCGGCACCTGGAAGAACGACAAATACACGATGGAAGCGGTGTTCATGGACACGCTCATCGCCACCGTTCCGTTTGAAGTGGGAACAAAATTTGAAGAAGGCGGAGTGGCGATACTGACTGACGCGGAGCAAATGCTCAAGCCCGCCACCAAGTCGGCTTCTTCCGATGCAAATAAAAACCTGGAAGACATTCTGAACGAAAGCATGGCGGAACTGAATTCACTCACCGGAATGTACAGCATAAAAAATGATGTGAACGAACTGGTGAAACTCGTGCGCTTCTACCAGGAAACGGGAAAAGATATTCTTAATAAATTTTCTTTACACTCTGTTTTCACAGGCAATCCCGGCACGGGAAAAACAACCGTGGCAAGAATTCTCGCGAAGATATATAAAGGACTCGGCATTCTGGAAAAAGGACATCTCATTGAAGTTGACCGAGAAGGTTTGGTGGCAGGATATGTGGGACAAACTGCCATCAAAACCGGAGACAAGATCAATGAAGCGATGGGCGGAATTCTTTTTATTGACGAAGCGTATTCGCTCGCGCAGGGAAAAGGTTCGCAGTATGATTTTGGGGGAGAATCCATTCAGGTGATTCTGAAACGCATGGAAGATTTTCGCGGAAAGTTCGGAGTGATTGTGGCGGGCTACACGGACAACATGCATGAGTTCATCACATCCAATCCGGGATTAAAATCCCGCTTCGACAGAAACTTTATATTTGAAGATTATTCTGCAGAAGACATGTTTGTCATAGCGAATTCACTGTTTAAAAAGGAAGATGTCAAACCCGATGAAGCATCAGCAGAACACCTTAAAAAATATTTTGCGTATCTTCACGAAGGCAGAGACAAGAATTTCGGCAATGCAAGGACAGTTCGGCAAGTAGTTGGCGAATCGGTGAAGAACCAAAACCTCCGTCTTGCCTCTATGAAAAAAGAAGAGCGCACAAAAGAAATGCTGGAAACAATTATTCTTGATGACGTAAAAGAATTTGAAATAAAAGAAACAAATTCAGGAAGGCAAAAACTCGGATTCAAGTTCGGAGAAAGAAACTAA
- a CDS encoding long-chain fatty acid--CoA ligase — MRLFDLLYQFHSKYPKPDCLVKKENGKWIPYSTQEFIDYSENLAYGLLALGVQREDKIAILANNRPEWNFTDMAVQMSGCILIPVYPTVSEKDLEFILNDAQVKYVFVSAVDVYNKVKTISANVPSVKDIYTFNDVKGAKHFTDLVELGKKNKDEAKLKSIKDSIHENDLATILYTSGTTGIPKGVMLSHNNIFSNVYAVRNLPPVDHTCKGLSFLPLNHIYERMLNGLYLYLGVSVYYAESLETIGDNLREIKPQVFSCVPRLLEKVYDRIVSKGNELTGIKRKLFFWALALGERFDGVGKGGWWYNFQLGIANKLIFSKWREALGGNVRAAVSGGAALNPRLARIFWSAQIPILEGYGLTETSPVIAVNTLEPGGMKFGTVGEVIEKVTVKIAEDGEILCKGPNIMLGYYKRKDATDEVMDKDGWFHTGDIGIIEEGKYLKITDRKKEIFKTSGGKYIAPQMIENKIKECSLVEQVMVIGENQKFASALIVPSFIKLKAKYEKEGKPYPGNEEAIKNQEVRNTIHLHIEKMNHTLAQYESIKKFELLPKDWTVDGGEMTPKLSLKRKVILEANKNLAEKIYSEK, encoded by the coding sequence ATGAGATTATTTGACCTGCTCTACCAGTTTCATTCAAAATATCCCAAGCCCGACTGCCTGGTGAAAAAGGAAAACGGGAAATGGATTCCGTATTCCACGCAGGAGTTCATTGACTATTCTGAAAATCTTGCTTACGGATTGCTGGCGCTCGGAGTTCAGCGCGAAGACAAGATTGCCATCCTTGCCAACAACCGTCCTGAATGGAATTTCACAGATATGGCGGTGCAGATGAGCGGCTGTATTCTGATTCCGGTTTATCCGACCGTGAGCGAAAAAGATTTAGAGTTCATCCTGAACGATGCGCAGGTGAAATATGTTTTTGTTTCGGCTGTGGATGTATATAATAAAGTGAAAACAATTTCAGCGAATGTTCCGAGCGTGAAAGATATTTACACATTCAACGATGTGAAGGGCGCAAAACATTTTACCGATCTGGTTGAACTTGGAAAAAAAAATAAAGACGAAGCGAAACTGAAATCCATTAAAGATTCCATCCATGAAAATGATCTGGCTACGATTCTTTATACATCCGGCACCACAGGAATTCCGAAGGGAGTGATGCTCTCTCACAACAATATTTTTTCCAATGTGTATGCCGTGCGCAACCTTCCTCCGGTTGACCACACCTGCAAAGGGCTGAGCTTTCTTCCGCTCAATCACATTTACGAGCGCATGCTGAACGGCTTGTATTTATATCTCGGTGTTTCGGTTTATTATGCGGAAAGCCTGGAAACCATAGGAGACAATCTCCGCGAGATAAAACCGCAGGTGTTTTCCTGCGTTCCGCGTTTGCTGGAGAAAGTGTATGACCGGATTGTTTCAAAAGGGAATGAACTCACCGGCATAAAACGAAAATTATTTTTCTGGGCTCTGGCGCTCGGAGAAAGATTTGACGGAGTCGGCAAAGGAGGTTGGTGGTATAATTTTCAGTTGGGAATCGCTAACAAATTAATTTTCTCCAAATGGAGAGAAGCCCTTGGAGGAAATGTGCGCGCGGCTGTTTCGGGCGGTGCGGCACTCAATCCCCGCCTGGCACGGATTTTCTGGAGCGCGCAGATTCCGATTCTGGAAGGATACGGATTGACAGAAACTTCTCCCGTTATTGCGGTGAATACACTTGAACCGGGCGGAATGAAATTCGGAACGGTGGGCGAAGTGATTGAAAAAGTAACCGTGAAGATTGCCGAGGACGGAGAAATCCTCTGCAAAGGTCCGAACATTATGCTCGGCTATTATAAAAGGAAAGATGCGACCGATGAAGTGATGGACAAAGACGGATGGTTTCATACAGGCGACATCGGAATCATTGAAGAAGGAAAATATCTGAAGATAACCGACCGCAAAAAAGAAATCTTCAAAACATCGGGAGGGAAATACATCGCTCCACAGATGATTGAAAACAAAATCAAGGAATGTTCACTGGTAGAGCAGGTGATGGTAATTGGCGAGAATCAGAAGTTTGCTTCCGCGCTTATCGTTCCTTCGTTCATTAAACTGAAAGCGAAATATGAGAAAGAAGGCAAACCGTATCCCGGCAATGAAGAAGCGATAAAAAATCAGGAAGTGAGGAACACAATTCATTTGCACATAGAAAAAATGAATCACACCCTCGCGCAGTACGAATCCATAAAAAAGTTTGAACTTCTTCCCAAAGACTGGACAGTGGATGGCGGAGAAATGACTCCGAAACTTTCGTTGAAGCGAAAGGTGATTCTTGAAGCGAATAAAAACCTTGCAGAAAAAATTTATTCGGAAAAATAA
- a CDS encoding T9SS type A sorting domain-containing protein, giving the protein MALATCSVCAANDFWEWNQSTNVWTQKANFGGVPRIWAVGFSIGLKGYIGTGGTYYQDFLEYEPTLDAWTQKPNYGGGERYFGVGFSIGNIGYVGTGADNLQIPRKDFWSFDPSANGVTELENKISVSVYPNPSNGKFTIETLENKSFIVRITNPLGQKVAEKKFQKRIEVDVSGFGKGLFLVEVSASEGSATGMKKVIVQ; this is encoded by the coding sequence ATGGCGCTGGCTACTTGTAGTGTCTGTGCTGCAAACGATTTTTGGGAATGGAATCAATCAACAAATGTATGGACACAAAAAGCAAATTTTGGAGGTGTTCCAAGAATATGGGCAGTTGGTTTTTCAATTGGACTAAAAGGATATATTGGAACGGGTGGTACATATTATCAGGATTTTTTGGAATACGAACCGACACTTGATGCTTGGACGCAAAAACCAAACTATGGAGGAGGAGAAAGATATTTCGGAGTAGGATTTTCAATAGGGAACATAGGATATGTTGGCACTGGAGCGGATAACTTGCAAATTCCAAGAAAAGATTTCTGGAGTTTCGATCCAAGCGCAAACGGAGTAACCGAACTCGAAAACAAAATCTCGGTTTCTGTTTATCCTAATCCATCAAACGGAAAATTCACTATTGAAACATTAGAAAACAAAAGCTTTATTGTGCGCATCACTAACCCACTCGGACAAAAAGTTGCAGAGAAAAAGTTTCAGAAAAGAATTGAAGTGGATGTTTCGGGTTTTGGTAAGGGATTGTTTTTGGTAGAGGTTTCCGCTTCTGAAGGTTCCGCAACCGGAATGAAAAAGGTGATAGTGCAGTAA